Proteins from a single region of Candidatus Woesearchaeota archaeon:
- a CDS encoding 50S ribosomal protein L44e yields the protein MKMPKTMNRLCPYCKKHTEHKVSQNKKKAASSLSHGSKQRARKRGRARGTGNLGRYSKPAVTQFKMTGKKVTKKTDLRYECKECKKTHVQRKGFRAKRVEFT from the coding sequence ATGAAAATGCCTAAAACAATGAATAGATTATGTCCTTACTGCAAAAAACATACTGAACATAAAGTTTCTCAAAATAAAAAGAAAGCTGCTTCTTCATTAAGTCATGGTTCTAAACAACGCGCTCGAAAGCGTGGTCGTGCGCGAGGAACAGGTAATTTAGGCCGTTATTCAAAACCAGCAGTAACACAATTTAAAATGACCGGTAAAAAGGTCACTAAAAAGACAGATCTGCGTTATGAGTGCAAAGAATGTAAAAAAACTCATGTTCAACGAAAAGGCTTTCGTGCTAAGCGTGTTGAGTTTACATAA
- a CDS encoding proline--tRNA ligase has product MSYKPQNEAKQNTLGLTAKKEEDTAEWYSQVILKSEMAEYAPVKGCMIIRPLGYAIWEKIQEYFNQRLKEFKVKNAYFPLFIPESFFKKEASHAAGFKPEVAWIANKYEGERLAVRPTSETIIYDAYARWIRSYRDLPLRLNQWCNVVRWETEATKIFLRTREFLWQEGHCAYATLDECEQETKQYIQFYQELVEKLLAIPVLLGEKTEKERFAGAIKTYTIEAFMPDGKTLQCGTSHNLGQNFGKAFSIQYRGEDEQEHYVWQNSWGLSTRLLGAIVLLHSDNKGLVLPPKIAPLQIVIVPILFEKTKEAVIKKAKEIEKVLVGKGFLVELDVREDYSPGFKFNEWELKGVPLRLELGPKDLEKDNVVLVRRDTSEKTIVPTNKTVATVEKLLENIQENLYIKAKKWRDDNIVIVKEAKKFAETISARKIAKTAFCGKPACEEIIKEKTQGASSRCIDIHDKKLIMDKCIDCGEKAKYNVYFSRSY; this is encoded by the coding sequence ATGAGTTATAAACCTCAAAATGAAGCAAAACAGAATACTCTTGGTTTAACAGCAAAGAAAGAAGAAGATACAGCTGAATGGTATAGTCAAGTAATTCTCAAAAGTGAGATGGCTGAATATGCTCCAGTAAAGGGCTGCATGATTATAAGGCCGTTAGGATATGCTATTTGGGAAAAAATTCAAGAATATTTTAACCAGCGTTTAAAGGAATTTAAAGTGAAAAATGCTTATTTTCCGCTATTTATTCCTGAGTCTTTTTTCAAAAAAGAAGCTTCTCATGCTGCAGGTTTTAAGCCAGAAGTAGCTTGGATCGCCAATAAATATGAAGGCGAGCGTTTAGCAGTCCGTCCTACTTCAGAAACAATTATTTATGATGCTTATGCTCGTTGGATTAGGAGTTACAGAGATTTACCTTTGCGTTTAAATCAATGGTGCAATGTGGTGCGTTGGGAAACAGAAGCAACAAAAATCTTTCTTCGCACACGAGAATTTCTCTGGCAAGAAGGTCATTGTGCTTATGCTACTTTAGACGAATGTGAGCAAGAAACAAAGCAATATATTCAATTCTATCAAGAGCTTGTTGAAAAACTGTTGGCAATTCCAGTATTATTAGGTGAAAAAACAGAGAAAGAGCGATTTGCAGGCGCTATAAAAACATACACGATTGAAGCATTTATGCCTGATGGAAAAACATTGCAGTGTGGTACTTCCCACAATCTCGGACAGAACTTTGGAAAAGCATTTTCTATTCAATATCGGGGAGAAGACGAACAGGAGCATTATGTTTGGCAAAACTCATGGGGATTATCAACGCGTCTTTTAGGGGCAATTGTTTTATTGCATAGCGATAATAAGGGATTAGTGTTGCCGCCAAAAATAGCTCCGCTTCAGATAGTTATTGTCCCAATCCTCTTTGAAAAAACAAAAGAAGCTGTTATTAAAAAAGCAAAAGAAATTGAAAAAGTATTAGTTGGCAAAGGTTTTCTAGTTGAACTTGATGTCCGTGAAGACTATTCTCCAGGTTTTAAGTTCAATGAGTGGGAATTAAAAGGTGTTCCTTTAAGACTTGAGCTAGGTCCAAAAGATCTAGAAAAAGACAATGTTGTTTTAGTAAGGCGTGACACCAGTGAAAAAACAATAGTTCCAACAAATAAAACAGTGGCTACTGTTGAAAAACTTCTGGAGAATATTCAAGAAAATCTCTATATTAAAGCAAAAAAATGGCGTGATGATAATATTGTTATAGTGAAAGAAGCAAAGAAATTTGCAGAAACTATCAGCGCAAGAAAAATAGCTAAAACAGCTTTTTGCGGCAAGCCAGCATGTGAAGAAATCATTAAAGAAAAAACACAAGGTGCTTCATCACGATGCATTGATATTCACGATAAAAAATTAATCATGGACAAATGTATTGACTGCGGTGAAAAGGCAAAATACAATGTATATTTTAGCAGGAGTTATTAG
- a CDS encoding 23S rRNA (pseudouridine(1915)-N(3))-methyltransferase RlmH, whose product MVMKFITVGKIKESWIIQGCSEYEKRLKPFCKLEITILKDKQTIEQEAEVILKHIKDDDFVIVLDERGKEASSKLLAEFIRKKTIDENKKLCFVIGSALGLSEQIKQRANLLLSLSQMTFTHEMARLFLLEQIYRAHMINSNREYHK is encoded by the coding sequence ATAGTCATGAAATTCATAACAGTGGGTAAAATAAAAGAATCATGGATAATCCAAGGTTGTTCAGAGTATGAAAAGCGCTTAAAACCATTTTGCAAGCTTGAAATAACCATACTTAAAGATAAACAAACTATTGAACAAGAAGCTGAAGTAATCTTGAAACATATTAAAGATGATGATTTTGTTATTGTTTTAGATGAGCGTGGTAAAGAAGCTTCATCAAAGCTCTTGGCAGAATTTATTCGGAAAAAAACAATTGATGAAAACAAAAAGCTCTGTTTTGTCATAGGCAGCGCCTTAGGGTTATCAGAACAAATAAAACAGCGAGCAAATCTCTTATTAAGCCTAAGTCAAATGACCTTCACCCATGAAATGGCAAGATTATTCCTTCTTGAGCAGATATATAGGGCACATATGATTAATAGTAATAGAGAATATCATAAATAA
- the albA gene encoding DNA-binding protein Alba — MTQDNSIFIGDKPFMNYVTSVVMQFTTKDAPEVIIKARGKFISRAVDVAEIAVKRFLEGQIYLKDIKVDSEEFTNKEGKQVRVSSIELVLAKKS, encoded by the coding sequence ATGACACAGGACAACTCTATATTTATCGGCGATAAACCGTTCATGAATTATGTGACAAGCGTTGTTATGCAATTCACTACAAAAGATGCTCCAGAAGTCATTATCAAAGCACGAGGGAAGTTTATTTCACGGGCTGTTGATGTAGCAGAAATTGCCGTCAAGCGCTTTCTTGAAGGGCAGATATATTTGAAAGATATTAAAGTAGATAGTGAAGAATTTACCAATAAAGAAGGCAAACAGGTAAGAGTTAGCAGTATTGAATTAGTCTTGGCGAAAAAGAGTTAA
- a CDS encoding 30S ribosomal protein S17e — translation MGRIKTKLAKRITNQLIKLHGESFTKDFNDNKLVVQRLTTCTSNKLRNIIAGYASRLVKKAANN, via the coding sequence ATGGGCAGAATTAAAACAAAATTAGCTAAACGAATAACAAACCAACTCATTAAACTGCATGGTGAATCATTTACTAAAGACTTTAATGATAATAAACTTGTTGTTCAAAGATTGACGACTTGCACCTCAAATAAGTTAAGGAATATTATTGCTGGATATGCAAGCAGATTAGTAAAAAAAGCAGCAAACAACTAA
- a CDS encoding nucleotide exchange factor GrpE: MKKENSPAHAEHEEQKEQKQEQKDPKDVQIEDLTNTLKRLQADFENYKKRVEKDREQMCADAYKEIIIKLLPLIDTFDLAIKNKNNVEEYIKGTELIYAELMCILENVGVEPIATTGELFDPHQHQALVKVDSDKPSNTIIEELQKGYILKNNVIRFAKVTVAK; encoded by the coding sequence ATGAAGAAAGAAAATAGTCCTGCTCACGCTGAGCATGAAGAACAAAAAGAACAAAAACAAGAACAAAAAGATCCTAAAGATGTTCAGATTGAAGATTTAACTAATACCTTAAAACGGTTGCAGGCAGATTTTGAAAATTATAAAAAAAGAGTGGAAAAAGATCGGGAGCAAATGTGCGCAGATGCGTATAAAGAAATTATCATTAAATTGCTGCCGTTGATAGACACCTTTGATCTTGCAATTAAGAATAAAAATAATGTTGAGGAATATATTAAAGGAACTGAATTGATTTATGCTGAATTGATGTGTATTTTAGAAAATGTTGGTGTTGAACCGATCGCTACAACAGGAGAATTATTTGATCCTCATCAACATCAGGCATTAGTCAAAGTTGATTCAGATAAACCTTCCAACACAATTATTGAAGAATTACAAAAAGGATATATATTGAAGAATAACGTAATCAGGTTTGCAAAAGTAACGGTTGCAAAATAA
- a CDS encoding YkgJ family cysteine cluster protein: MQKKEFDTFTITKKTPLHVVEHYGKECTGCGKCCSLDSGIVLEEDIPRLAAHFGLSKKEFTEKYLVEHEKFNTNAWKLKQEKKNGLPYGRCVFLNEKNQCGVHEIKPLHCKVCSTASKHGEQLSLWFTLNYLVNPHDPESIRQWAQYLKTHPTIPGGDLHELVPDEERLQKILSYELFR, translated from the coding sequence ATGCAAAAAAAAGAGTTTGATACCTTTACTATAACTAAAAAGACGCCACTTCATGTAGTCGAGCATTATGGTAAGGAATGTACAGGTTGCGGTAAATGTTGCTCTCTTGATTCAGGCATTGTGCTTGAAGAAGATATTCCACGGTTGGCAGCACACTTTGGGCTAAGTAAAAAAGAATTTACTGAAAAATATTTAGTTGAGCATGAAAAATTTAATACAAATGCTTGGAAATTAAAACAAGAAAAAAAAAATGGTTTGCCGTATGGGAGATGCGTGTTCCTTAATGAAAAGAATCAATGTGGCGTTCACGAAATAAAACCGTTGCATTGTAAAGTATGCAGCACCGCAAGCAAACATGGCGAGCAATTAAGTTTATGGTTTACCTTAAATTATTTAGTTAATCCTCATGATCCTGAATCGATAAGACAATGGGCGCAATACTTGAAGACGCATCCGACTATTCCTGGAGGGGATCTTCATGAATTAGTTCCTGATGAAGAAAGATTGCAAAAAATATTGTCGTATGAGCTATTCAGATAA
- a CDS encoding DUF3467 domain-containing protein — translation MNKELNFSIDEGNVFFSHEVSLNFTPLHFYLDFKSVTPRLDVRSKNGPFLHMKHNVIMLDPFHIKEMHRLLGDVLKRYETEFGKIKRPAQFEKLDKKRKKNNPDVEEPKLSNPGYFG, via the coding sequence ATGAATAAAGAATTGAATTTTTCCATTGATGAAGGAAATGTATTTTTTTCCCATGAAGTTTCGCTTAATTTCACACCGCTTCATTTTTACCTTGATTTCAAATCAGTGACGCCAAGGCTTGATGTCCGATCAAAAAACGGCCCATTCCTGCATATGAAACATAACGTAATTATGCTAGATCCATTTCATATTAAGGAAATGCATCGTTTGTTAGGTGACGTTTTAAAAAGATATGAAACAGAATTTGGAAAAATAAAACGTCCAGCACAGTTTGAAAAATTAGACAAAAAAAGGAAAAAAAATAATCCAGATGTCGAAGAGCCAAAACTCAGCAATCCTGGATATTTTGGTTAG